A section of the Pan paniscus chromosome 7, NHGRI_mPanPan1-v2.0_pri, whole genome shotgun sequence genome encodes:
- the LOC134731012 gene encoding large ribosomal subunit protein uL11: MPPKFDPNEIKVVYLRCTGGEVGATSALAPKIGPLGLSPKKVGDDIAKATGDWKGLRITVKLTIQNRQAQIEVVPSASALIIKALKEPPRDRKKQKNIKHSGNITFDEIVNIARQMRHRSLARELSGTIKEILGTAQSVGCNVDGRHPHDIIDDINSGAVECPAS; this comes from the coding sequence ATGCCGCCGAAGTTCGACCCCAACGAGATCAAAGTCGTATACCTGAGGTGCACCGGAGGTGAAGTCGGTGCCACTTCTGCCCTGGCCCCCAAGATCGGCCCCCTgggtctgtctccaaaaaaggttGGTGATGACATTGCCAAGGCAACGGGTGACTGGAAGGGCCTGAGGATTACAGTGAAACTGACCATTCAGAACAGACAGGCCCAGATTGAGGTGGtgccttctgcctctgccctgaTCATCAAAGCCCTCAAGGAACCaccaagagacagaaagaaacaaaaaaacattaaacacagtGGGAATATCACTTTTGATGAGATCGTCAACATTGCTCGACAGATGCGGCACCGATCCTTAGCCAGAGAACTCTCTGGAACCATTAAAGAGATCCTGGGGACTGCCCAGTCTGTGGGCTGTAATGTTGATGGCCGCCACCCTCATGACATCATCGATGACATCAACAGTGGTGCTGTGGAATGCCCAGCCAGTTaa